Proteins co-encoded in one Montipora capricornis isolate CH-2021 chromosome 12, ASM3666992v2, whole genome shotgun sequence genomic window:
- the LOC138026176 gene encoding uncharacterized protein — protein MSFPLKPDFFDLNELECRLLAPRLAFQKLMQAPRGNQLKIKGNVVNVPADVNSTVNVLPRLPQESGTIKVQLKRRLQYKSSALSLNVRPYKILQAAKWLATNSALYREQGVSFSEDRISSYNVNLPQSETNSENLSQVNYQMNSSCNVEDTANESKQLDDGWTEVDPEIPAGITDTMLTATDFLEDSERAQIYNIAPGEGNRPLSIFRDTYSEELAYPGIYLGQKRPENDKRLVNVHYSDICKSELRRSDRRAALCVKNIFLKTKKLQMKVLLGKSQIALRKCKGNNGTLTAGQLKQQGTLERLVRLDEGYKFLRALRGSPPYFEKAKKDIFAMIRQLGPATLFCSFSSAETQWIHLLTSS, from the coding sequence ATGTCATTTCCATTAAAACCAGACTTTTTTGATTTAAATGAATTAGAGTGCAGACTTCTAGCACCTAGATTGGCTTTTCAAAAGCTTATGCAAGCTCCAAGAGGAaatcaattgaaaattaaaggaaatgttGTAAATGTACCAGCAGATGTTAACAGTACTGTTAATGTGTTACCACGGCTACCTCAGGAAAGTGGTACAATCAAAGTTCAGTTAAAGAGGCGATTGCAATATAAGAGTTCTGCATTGTCATTAAATGTGAGACCATATAAAATTTTGCAAGCAGCAAAGTGGTTAGCCACTAACAGTGCTCTTTATAGAGAACAAGGAGTTTCCTTTAGTGAAGATAGAATATCTAGCTATAATGTAAACTTGCCTCAAAGTGAAACAAACAGCGAGAATCTTTCACAAGTTAACTACCAAATGAATAGTTCATGTAATGTTGAAGATACTGCCAATGAAAGCAAACAACTAGATGATGGTTGGACTGAGGTTGATCCAGAAATACCTGCAGGAATAACTGATACTATGTTAACAGCTACTGACTTCCTTGAGGACAGTGAACGAGCACAAATTTACAACATTGCACCTGGAGAAGGAAATAGACCTTTGAGTATATTTAGAGACACATATTCCGAAGAGTTAGCATATCCAGGAATATATTTAGGTCAAAAGAGACCTGAAAATGATAAGAGATTGGTTAATGTTCATTACAGTGATATTTGCAAGTCAGAATTGAGAAGGTCAGACCGACGAGCTGCTTTGTGTGTGAAGAATATATTTCTTAAAACTAAAAAGTTGCAAATGAAGGTTCTTTTGGGAAAATCTCAAATAGCTTTACGAAAATGTAAAGGTAACAATGGAACTCTCACAGCTGGTCAGTTAAAGCAGCAAGGTACCTTGGAAAGATTAGTTCGTCTCGATGAAGGCTACAAATTTTTAAGAGCACTTCGTGGCTCACCTCCTTATtttgagaaagcaaaaaaagatatatttgcTATGATCAGACAACTAGGACCTGCTactttgttttgtagtttttcgtCAGCTGAAACACAGTGGATACATCTTCTTACATCTTCTTAG